The Maniola hyperantus chromosome 21, iAphHyp1.2, whole genome shotgun sequence sequence GTGTATCTGGTCGAACCAACGTCTCAGGCTTcgtccgcggggtctctttcctccgatCTTGCCAGTGATCAACAGTTTCTCTATGCTACTCGCGTTTTTTCTGGCAATGTGACTGAAGTAGTTGAGCATCCGCCGCAGACAGATGTTGGATAGTCACATCTTGATTTTCAATGTGTTTAAAATGGAAACGTTGGTCTAATGTTCCGTCCAGGAAATGCCGGACGCCGGACTTCTGCTTCACACCCATCTTTGTTGCTGATGTTTGATCCGAGATAGACAACGGTTACCGTTACAAAAATATGTACTCGGCTATCGTATGTACGCACACACTATGGTTTTTGGTAACAGTAACATGCAACGGTTAGGTACGGTTATAGCTCGCTAATGAGTACCCGGCGTTAGAGAGCAACGTGGGTAGGTGTGTAGCGTATTTTTATAGGAATAACACCTCTAATTATTTCAGAAAATTTACAAAGCGCCGgtgataaaatttaatttcaatatGGCAAATCCTCTTGATCCTCTTCAAATTTTGATCGTGTCCAGTAATTTTTCAAGGTTGCTAAACCGTGCATGgcggtaataatattatgttctacgTCGTCAATTTCACCTATCATGTGTGATGAATGAAAATtatacatctcaccaacgttgatagaattcgagcgtccttccccgggatgcaagctatttctgtaccaaacgtcaaaatcggccAAACAGATGAGCCTAAATACTTGGGATGGGATAAAAACCTTAAATCATGCTTACCAAAGTTAAACCTTGATTCATCttctaattttaaataggtactaaatacTTTACATGCACAATAGTTGCACGCGAACTCAGTGACTCATACGCAAATTACTCGtaaatatttaaacattttctaTTTACGCTattctaaattttatttttagttttcaaAACATAAATAGCAACGTGCAACTGGTATGGTCTTGCACATAGCATTTTACAAATCGTACGCAGTAAAGGAAAGAAAAGAACTAACTAATTTACAGGAACGACAACGAGTGCTAATCTCTAAACGATTGAAAAATGATGAATAGCTTGCAAATGATAACTTATCAAGGGAATTTAAGGGTCTCAGATTAAAGCATAATACTATTTGCTAATTGTCGTATTAGCATATATACGTAGAATTATGCTTAGTATgtcgtaaatattttaaagcagtggacgagatttttttaaatttataacctggtttttatttttaagccaTAATAGCTTTCCAAATATAAATGTTAATCCAATTAAAAGGGGTTTAATTAAGTCTATATAATATAGTAGTATAGTAATTCTAAATTCGTAGATAGTTATAATCTACGAATTTAGAACTTTGAGGTTCAggttgaaaattctaattatttgttcatgtacgcttttaacttttttttagtgatgtaaccataaattcacgggtttcggatttattccactacttgtgctacaagacctaccttcctaccaaatttcatgattctaggtcgggAATAGCCTACGGGAACCCCTactaggttttcttgacagacacgacggacagacaacaaagtatgagggttccttttttccttctaAAGTACCGAACCCTAAAACATGATATTAGAACGTCTAAACCTTTCTttccttataattattattttaagataagtgtatgtaggtacatgcaaAATGCACAAAACCTCAGAATACAGCAAACATTCAAATTAGCAAATTTTTATAATGAAGACGTTGGGCGCCCTCTAAAGGATTATAAAATTACATTCACAAGCCTACAGCGTAAATCTGTTAGACACAGATTAAAGTTTAGGTAACCCACCATATTTTATCGCCACTTATCGCCAAACAATGTATCAATCATTCATAATCCCCAGATTATAGATAGATCCCGAAAGCCGCCGTTTGCCAGACCAACCATCAAGCCGGTATTTATTTCAATGCTATGTTTTGAAACATGTAATAAAAACctattactatacctactaatacgaATATTTGATAATGGCTCATTCtgcaaaaaatgtttttttttttaaatatatagagtcgcttggctgcaattagacttGTTGGCAAGttatgatgtagcctaagatggagcgcgcttgcctaaagaatgcctattcactcttgacttgaatcaattgaattcaattcAGTGAAGGCTCGAATTAGAAACAAGAAGTCGAAtcgctttttttaaatagcgacTTTTGTTACGtgtcctcctccttttttgaagttggttaaaaatttccaaaaatcactGAAAATGTCACCATCAAACTTATGCTGGATTTATACCATTCTGGCATCAAGATACGCTCAAAATATCTAGTTAGTCACGCGGACCAAGTCAAGGGCATTAGTTAGTATTATCTACTAAAACGCAAACACGCTAATTCCCTAAAGATAAAgtcttttataataattctcGTATAAGGAATAAGGATCAGATAAAGAgggattatattattaaatcaaatcGTATGTTCCGCTAATTTCGTGTACACATTACAATATCTCATCGCGGCAACCAATCTAATCTAATAAAATGTGCTTTTATTAACCATTCATGGCCTTGAAGCAGCATGTCATGACTTTTTTTctgtggggaaatcctcatggataccaccgcatacggggaggcacggaggttatgtcggactcttaccgactaaaacaccacgatgttccacgcatcgcctggtggctgggctacggggccaatcaggttcgcgcaacccagccagcggtaCCTGGAACCCACCTCAAGGGACCAAAAAGGTCCTACACACGGTttgaggcgcaccaggaacacgaaggtgcgcctcccgactcgaggactggtCCTCCTGGTTCCGGACGATAGATCCCCGTGTCTATTGCCCGAAAGTTCTTTTCACGGGGGTAGACGGACGGTGGTCGTGGGCGACTCGCCTACGTCCGACCCTCCTACGACGGATGGCATGAGAGCTGAAATCATCTTCTCTCATGCGCTCCGCCGACTCCTTCTGCGACATTACCTCCTCGCAGAGAGCATGTCACGACTGCTTCAACCTTCGACTGTAAGCGAACTACGATCTTCCTGTTCGACACAAGATTGCTCGAGTAGTTGCGGCGGCTCCGAGGGATCGTGCAGGCGGTCGAGCACTTGCAACATATACCTACACGATTTTTCGTGTTGTCGACTGCCCTGGTGCAGGCCGGCACCACTTAGGAGCAGcagagagtgagcataagggacaaggaagagacaaaataatttgtagggagtcaagaaggcgccccgggaaaatgccaagagcaagtaccgaacgggcgccctcccgcgattcggcccatataaccgagaggttggtggggccatgggaggtggagggttgtcctgGTGCAGTTGAATGATTTTGAtgataggtacagagttagttcccacttcttaaaggcccatccatttaaccgactggacatatgctacttttcacCCCGAAAAATCATAATATGGTGCCGCTAGACGCTTGTGACAAACAACATACAGCAAGCATCGACAAACACCGTGTTTGGTTTGCCTGCCACTCGGAGCGAACGGCAAGCGCTCCCAAGCATTGGCAAGCATATGGATCCACCAacagagttcccccgggatttttaaaatcctacgCTAAGTCGCGTACATCGGGTAGTTATAATGAAATAGGTAAATATTCTCACCATGACCGAGGGTTGTATGGAGATGTGCAGATGCGGCGGCTGCATCTGCAGGTAGTGGTGCATGTGGTGGTGGATGTGTTGACCGTCGCTGCGGACAAACAGAATCACGTCAACACTTGCTAAACAAGATgtaaaaaaccggacaagtgcgactcggactcgcacacgaagggttccgtgccatcgtacaagatataacacttttatgtgcatggcggccattttaaatgtTTCTTATTTGTTAtaatggcaatagaaatatacacaaaatttcaagtctctacctattacggttcacgagatacagcccgctgacagacagacagacagacacacgaatggacagcggaggcttagtaataggaacccgttggcactctttggATATGGAAGCCTAAAAAACCTGTACGAGTCAACCTCGGCCACTgaaaaaaagaaattgaaaaacTAAACATAAGGACAAGAATAAAAGAATAGAGGTAAATCatgaatattatttaaacttacaGCATTATGGGTGGCGGCAATAGATCCCGATCTATGTGTTCATCGGGGaactgaaacaaaaataaaatcagatTTGACAACAAACACCTTCATCTTCAAGCATTTTCCAAAtttttccaaatgctgccccAGCCATGACGAGGCTCCTGCTCTCAGGGTTAGCTCCTAACGAGGGAACTGCTCAACGGTTAATAGCAGAGACACGAAATGCTATATAAGCATTAAATTATAAAAGCCCTTTCTAAGTTTTACCATGACATGGCTTCTGCCCTTAGGGTTGGCTTCTAACgagggaactcctcaatggtTAATAGCACAGACACGAAATGCTGTATAAGCATTTAATTATGAAAGCCCTATCTAAGTTTCACCATGACATGGCTACTGCTCTCAGGATTGGCTCCTTacgagggaactctttaacgGTTAACAGCACGGACACTAAATGTTGTACATAGATTTAATTGTAAAAGGCTTTCTAAGTTGCACCATGACATGGCTACTGCCCGCAGGGTTGGCTCCTAAAacgagggaactctttaacgGTCTTCAGCACAGACACTAAATGTTGTATACAGATTTAATTGTAAAAGCCTTTTCTAAGTTGCACCATGACATGGCTACTGCCCACAGGGTTGGCTCCTAacgagggaactctttaacaGTCAACAGCACAGACACTAAATATTAGTGTCTGTGTTGTTAACAAAaacaaagcaaaacaaaaatagaaaaacttaGCAAAATAAGCTCTTTTAAGAGTGACCAGTTCTTTTTTTGAACatcggttttttaataaatacattttttttaacaattgtttATGACATAATACAAAACTTTAGGAGTATTTGACACTTCTACAACCCAACTGTATTATTAGTTGGCTTCTTGGccttaaaaaaaatactcactGCAAGCATAACTGGTGCGGGTCTGGCCGGTATGTGAGGCGGAAAGTGTGTTAGGGCCGGCGTCATATCGCCCATCATGTTACGGCGCTGCACCTCCTAACAAacaataacatattttattatgttactTTTTAGAAGTGAGACCGATCCGAATCGGTGAAAATATggatattaaaaatatctacgtcatatgtcataaACTACCAAACAAATAGTTTTATGATTACTTcgaaacgtattttcacggactcgggtcagatgagtgcgtaaccaccgtAGCGGTTCGTATAAtgttgagcaaaaacgtttcaTGCGAGTACATTGGAAGTCGACTACATAAGGATGCCAAAACTTAAGTTTGGATGTAATAACCCTGGTAACGGGCCATCATTTTTTTGAAGTACGCTTGATAAATGTCAAACGATGCTTAAAACTCGCGACAATATCTATGAACAGTACGCGCAAGAAAtttatgtacatcggcctttagaatgaaatgtcggctttgtagagcattgtctctgtcactcatcatacctatatgacgtttcgtcggtttcaacgacagagacaatgctctacaaatacgCTGTCTCCTTCTGAAAgtagatgtacattattttctgccgcgtactgtagtctgTGTTGCTACGTCCATGTGTCACACATATGAGTGAACGAAATTGTCTTCATTTTTAAACATACAACTGAGCTTTGCCTACCTGGAATTTTACAATATCTTCGGTACTTACAAGCATGTGTTGTTGTCGCTGCCACAGCCGCTCGTGCACGAGGTAGGGCGGCGCGCGGCTCAGGGGCTCTCCTACTGACACAATCATTctgttaaaaaccggccaagggcgagtcGAGCTTCGCTCttttacataattatgaaccacataataatgaaatgaaatatttcatttccgaGCTAGAAATCATCGCaacaaactcaaattatttattcagaataggtaaaattttacatgCATTTTACATGATTTCTAGCtcggaaatgaaatatttcatttccgaGCTAGAAATCATCGCAACAAactgaaattatttattcagaataggtaaaattttacgcttactgatggtcaaaattttaatttgtaagatgatatagtggtgataattaatacgtacttaaaagtaaagctacgagggttccaaacgcgcccaggtcggAGAAGAGagcacaacaaactcagccgagtattctttttattatcaccactttacaaaatcacttacattacttacattgtaaaggattatttgaatggtaggaaagcttgggaatgagttgcttaacagctttgtgttagttctaatacttattaattaataggatttttcaataagtttacgttttatgaaaactttgaacttgttgagaagtttatgttttatgaaaactttgaacttgttgagagacatctaaatatataaaaagaaaaggtgactgactgactgactgatctaccaacgcatagctcaaactactagacggatctggctgaaatttggcatgcagatagctattatgacgtaggcatccgctaagaaaggattttttgaaaattcctaaaGGGgcttaaataggggtttgaaatttgtgtagtccacgcggacgaagttgcgagcataagctagtttccaatatgtcttctggaagcttataaaaacgtatagaattacgaacaaatgaattgctaactctattaagcctagaggcgggcattacaagtttatttttatttctagtatttacattatgacagtcacttttttaaaatatatttttatggacCTACAATACATTTTCAAATATATATTGATTATAGTACAGGACCCGATAAACaacttgagcattgacgcgattGGCTAGCTAGCGAATGGCGGATGTACGGGATTGCTTGATCAGTCGGCgcgagtgcacgcgattggtaAATATGTGCTATTTCGCTTCCCGGATTCGTCAATTTTCTTCCACTACGCTACTTCAGGTCCATGTTTTTTGCCGGGCACTATAATGTAGTCCGAACTAAGCTTAAGGGCGTGTACTCACGgtgcgcggcgggcggcgggttGTGCGTGGTGTGCGGCGCGTGCGCGTAGGGCGCGCGCGGCGGCAGCGCGCCGTGGCTGTGCGCGTGCATGTGGCCGTGGCCGTGCGCGCCGTGCGACGGGCAGCAGCAGCCGCGGCACGTCACCATGCAGCGCACCCTGTGTCGAACACATAATCATAATCTGTGATTACATCCTTTGACGTGTGGCCTAGTTGAGTCAACCTATATCAATCTATTGCAATTGTTAAGCACAGTTAACCAAACtcggtaactggatggatgACCGACTTCGGAGGTCCAAATTTGGCATTTTTATGTCCTCCGTGCTTTGGAGAATACGTTAAGCCGCGCGgcggtcccggttattatctGATAATAACAGCTGTCCCTGAACCTATGAATCCGAAATCTTATTCGATTAGTGAGTTGAATGTGGatggatctgggaacccaccgcattattattccAAGGGTACTcctgccattatgtgattaatggaaggaGTGACGACCTTCAGCAATGAGGGATACGACTATAAAGAACATACTTTTGTTATCAATGACAGCTCTCACATTAATGTATTTGCCAGTTGACACAGCCCTTTTTGGTTTTGGTAAAAAACGTCAAAATTACATGTCCTGCGTgcgtgccggcgatgggttgatcatgatgattgtcgcgttgtttttgttttttaacacAATAACATTATTAGTAAAGATAAAATGATTGCGTCATGATTCATGCCGGTGTGAGATGTACATACATGTACATctcacaccggctttactcacgtgtttagttgacgttagcccgactagtttatcAATCATGATGTATACTACAACTAAATACACTATCAAGAATGCTGGTATATCATTTCCGGTTTTATGTGGGTGTAGATAAGAAATTAGCATTTTGTTAGGTCTATTCTTTCCAGGCAATGTTGTGTTGATGAAATGTTTTTAATCGATATTATCATTAtttcttttttcattttcagCCCCTAGGAGATAgtcaattttttaaacaaattttatttagtAATAAATCAATCTGTGTGACTTTATGACGTGACTGATATTacttatacaataatatgtcataatattattgcaatTTGAACATTTGAAGAGAGgatccgccgagtttcttgctggttcttctaaGTAGGAATGGCATTCAGAAATAGTGCTGCAAGATCCTTTTatcgattcaaaagcacttgagaatggttatttaattaaaaaatcattctatttctatttcattcTATTCAATCTCATCTAGATCCAAGCTCAGAAAATCCGAGGTAATGCGAAAGCGATCGTACAAACATTACTACGACTACATCGGTGCGAATATTTGTTCACGGCTGACGGAGAGAAATCGGATGATGGAAGTCGGATCTAGTGCGtaaactaccatacaaataattctatgactacttttgaacgtattttcacggattagGATCGGAAGCAGTGCATAACCACTCTAACTGCTCTtgcgcctgcttctatccaatatAACTTACCTCGTGCGATGCAACAAGTGTGGATGCGACGGTACGGGAGGAGTGTGATAGAGCGGCGGGTCCCGGTGCGGCACGGACTCAAACAAAGGCCGCGGAGAGCGCACGGCACCCGTAGAGGCCTGCGGGGGCCCGTCTTCGGGGGACTGGCCCGTACGCCCCGGGGAACTGGTTAGGTCTATTACTTCCCgctggaaaataatataatcttaaTCTTTATCCATATTTCTTCATTATGGGCAAGTTTccacacaaacaaacaacacaatattgtttggaaacatttaaCACTGGTTAAATGTTTCCATCTATTGTGCGTCCAGTACCCGTCCCCGCTTGAGtcggacgaaatttggtacagagttaacttgcaTCCTGACGCACAACAGacagaaacgtttaagtgcggaaaccagcccagagcgaagaagaagaacttGCATCCTGATGAAGAATATAAACTAGtgttatcccagaaaatcggaAATCTCACACAATTATAAAAATCCATCGCGTGGAACACACTTGTATTAAATACCAGTAACTACTAATACCAGAATTAAATATGTGGTAATCACTAATATTAAATACATACGGAATTGGGCTCCTCAGTCAATACTTGCACGTCGTCATCAGAGCTGGAGTCTGAGACCCAGTCCAGTTGCAGATCTGGTGCCGACAACACATGCCCACCACTGCCAGACAATGCTTCTGTCCTGTTTGGCTTGTTTTCCTGGAGTTAATAACAATTTTTGTGCTTAGTTTagtagtaactagcttatgctcgcgacttcgtccgcgtggactacacaaatttcaaacccctatttcaccccctaagggttgaattttcaaaaatcctttcttagcggatgcctacgtcataatagctatctgcatgccaaatttcagcccgagccgtccagtagtttaagctgtgcgttgatagatcagtcagtagccggtcactctccaggtctttaactatacccatgtaaaaaatcacgtcgatccgttgctctgttgcgacgtgattgaaggacataccaataatttaacaaagaaacacactttcacatttataatataggtactccGTACTGATTatgtataaaaaaccggccaagtgcgagtcaggctcgcgcaatgagggttctgtactacagtcgtattttttcgacattttgcaggataattcaaaactatgatacataaaaatgaataaaaatctgttttagaatgcacaggtgaagacctttcatatgataccccacttgatatagttatcttacttagaaaattgaaaatactaattattagttcatgaccacaattttttttgtgtgatctaaccctatattcacggttttcagatttttcctcaaatgtcagctacaagatctacctacctgccaaatttcatgattctagatctacgggaagtaccctgtaggtttcttgacagacagacggatggaaagacagacagacaaacaaagtgatcctataagagttccgtttttccttttgaggtatggaaccctaaaaaatttaacaaattgagaacctccttcttttttgaagcctgttaatttttttttataaaatggcAATGACAGTgtggttataataatattagatgtGCCCACAACTTTGTCtgcatggattaaggtttttaatcATCCTGTGgcaattcttttattttccaggataaaaagtagcctgtctggAATGAAGGCTATCTCTATCTATTGGGTACACCAACACAATTTCTTTTATGTAATTTATAGTACTGATGTAAGGCAAGTTACCTGATTGTTATTGGTTTGTGTTGTAGGGATATGTTCAGGTTGTGTATGCCTGGCCGAGCTCGTCCCCGGCTGGGGCGATGGATCTTTGATCCTCCTGTCTCCGGCGCCATCACAACATCGCCGACTTTCCGAATCCTCTAACTTTACAGTCACAGTACTATTACTAGCACTAATCGTTCTATTCCATGGCCTCTGTATTGATGTGTTGGACACAGGCTCAGATTTTATTGGAGCCTGCCCGGTCGGTTCAACCTTAACAGATCCTATACTAGAAGATTGCTGTGTATTATCTGAAAGCCTAGGAGAGTTAGGTTCAACTTTTACAACCGGCTGAGAAACAGGCTCTACTTTAATATTTGAAGTACTAGGATTTGAAGATCCAGATGGTGCATTACTACCGTGAGCACAGGGTGTGATACGGTGGTGATGgtggtgatgatggtgatgtgCACCATTATAGTAACTAAAGTAATTCGGATTCGACCTGTCTGATGGATTCGGGAAAAAACATGTGTGTTTGTTCTTTTTACAAGCACAGCCCGGCCGAGGTTGGTAGCTGACAGGTTGAGTTTGTTCTTTAACTGGAGGGGGATTCAGCACTTGGTGGTGTTGTCTATGAGCTGAAACTGGTTCTTCAGGTTGCACTTCAGCCCTTTCAGTGTCCTGAACGGTTTGTGTTGATACTTCTGACGGGTCTTGCGGTTCTGTCTTAACAGCGACCCTTTCATTTACATCGGGAGCATTGATTAATCCACATGAATGGCGACTATTGCTCTGTCTTGCATCTCTGTTCATATCTGAGGAAGGTCGAGCAACATCACACTGCTTTTTACTAGGTGTCGATGGGGTGTCTTCCTCATCAGAACTTAGTTCTATTAAATTTGGACTAGCCTGACTCTCTTTTGATTGTTTCCTTCTAGGTGATACATTAAATTTACGACTCGGCCTTTCTAAGCTCTGTGCCTGACTTTCAGGTTGGTTCGACTCATCTGGAAAGTTGCTAAATGAATGACCTGCACTCGGCTGTAATGATGTATAGCCTGCATTTGGAAAATTGGTTTCTTGAAGAGGGGGTCGGTGAGCAGAAAGTGTGTAATTTATTGGCTGCTGTGATAAGTAATTCCTTTCCTCACTAAGTACAATCATATTCATGTTCATGTGACCGTAAGGACCTACTATGTATTCTCTTGGATTGTTTCCATTGCGATAACAGAAGGTGCCAAGCTGGTATGCTGGTTTAGGTTGATAGCGTATATTTACATCGTTGAATGTTCCGCTAGGATTAGTGCCATCAGGATTACTTCTGCCAATGGAGTATTCAATGGAACTTGAACTGTCGGGCAAAGGCTGGTACTCCTCAGGGACTGGTGTGTGCG is a genomic window containing:
- the LOC117992604 gene encoding E3 ubiquitin-protein ligase Arkadia isoform X2, giving the protein MEMTEEGYDGEHSLSAWDMPGPSSIAAILGSIYNNSTSSDNPPRIEEMECDPLFAESDDDVEVLPVPTEEINQGERNAPTPKNAISSNYINSTTPTQPFEVNVAPLSAHTPVPEEYQPLPDSSSSIEYSIGRSNPDGTNPSGTFNDVNIRYQPKPAYQLGTFCYRNGNNPREYIVGPYGHMNMNMIVLSEERNYLSQQPINYTLSAHRPPLQETNFPNAGYTSLQPSAGHSFSNFPDESNQPESQAQSLERPSRKFNVSPRRKQSKESQASPNLIELSSDEEDTPSTPSKKQCDVARPSSDMNRDARQSNSRHSCGLINAPDVNERVAVKTEPQDPSEVSTQTVQDTERAEVQPEEPVSAHRQHHQVLNPPPVKEQTQPVSYQPRPGCACKKNKHTCFFPNPSDRSNPNYFSYYNGAHHHHHHHHHRITPCAHGSNAPSGSSNPSTSNIKVEPVSQPVVKVEPNSPRLSDNTQQSSSIGSVKVEPTGQAPIKSEPVSNTSIQRPWNRTISASNSTVTVKLEDSESRRCCDGAGDRRIKDPSPQPGTSSARHTQPEHIPTTQTNNNQENKPNRTEALSGSGGHVLSAPDLQLDWVSDSSSDDDVQVLTEEPNSREVIDLTSSPGRTGQSPEDGPPQASTGAVRSPRPLFESVPHRDPPLYHTPPVPSHPHLLHRTRVRCMVTCRGCCCPSHGAHGHGHMHAHSHGALPPRAPYAHAPHTTHNPPPAAHREPLSRAPPYLVHERLWQRQQHMLEVQRRNMMGDMTPALTHFPPHIPARPAPVMLAFPDEHIDRDLLPPPIMLDGQHIHHHMHHYLQMQPPHLHISIQPSVMGSGALATQMAALVRVAEAERRSARGASRAVIERNTYRHAYARPAPHHQDEKCTICLSIFEVDSDCRRLPCMHLFHMECVDQWLSTNKHCPICRVDIETHLNKDATF
- the LOC117992604 gene encoding E3 ubiquitin-protein ligase Arkadia isoform X1, yielding MEMTEEGYDGEHSLSAWDMPGPSSIAAILGSIYNNSTSSDNPPRIEEMECDPLFAESDDDVEVLPVPTEEINQGERNAPTPKNAISSNYINSTTPTQPFEVNVAPLSAHTPVPEEYQPLPDSSSSIEYSIGRSNPDGTNPSGTFNDVNIRYQPKPAYQLGTFCYRNGNNPREYIVGPYGHMNMNMIVLSEERNYLSQQPINYTLSAHRPPLQETNFPNAGYTSLQPSAGHSFSNFPDESNQPESQAQSLERPSRKFNVSPRRKQSKESQASPNLIELSSDEEDTPSTPSKKQCDVARPSSDMNRDARQSNSRHSCGLINAPDVNERVAVKTEPQDPSEVSTQTVQDTERAEVQPEEPVSAHRQHHQVLNPPPVKEQTQPVSYQPRPGCACKKNKHTCFFPNPSDRSNPNYFSYYNGAHHHHHHHHHRITPCAHGSNAPSGSSNPSTSNIKVEPVSQPVVKVEPNSPRLSDNTQQSSSIGSVKVEPTGQAPIKSEPVSNTSIQRPWNRTISASNSTVTVKLEDSESRRCCDGAGDRRIKDPSPQPGTSSARHTQPEHIPTTQTNNNQENKPNRTEALSGSGGHVLSAPDLQLDWVSDSSSDDDVQVLTEEPNSREVIDLTSSPGRTGQSPEDGPPQASTGAVRSPRPLFESVPHRDPPLYHTPPVPSHPHLLHRTRVRCMVTCRGCCCPSHGAHGHGHMHAHSHGALPPRAPYAHAPHTTHNPPPAAHLGEPLSRAPPYLVHERLWQRQQHMLEVQRRNMMGDMTPALTHFPPHIPARPAPVMLAFPDEHIDRDLLPPPIMLDGQHIHHHMHHYLQMQPPHLHISIQPSVMGSGALATQMAALVRVAEAERRSARGASRAVIERNTYRHAYARPAPHHQDEKCTICLSIFEVDSDCRRLPCMHLFHMECVDQWLSTNKHCPICRVDIETHLNKDATF